The Onthophagus taurus isolate NC chromosome 2, IU_Otau_3.0, whole genome shotgun sequence genome includes a window with the following:
- the LOC111413155 gene encoding fibroblast growth factor receptor substrate 2 — MGCVSSRTDINDLHPNVFQVINVDEHGHVISPGRLEITETELVLHQKKKQPTRWPLKCLRKYGFDSEVFSFECGRRCPTGAGIYAFQCRRAEFLFNMVQQSIQSRNLNDDNHINLINDFSNPLPVTTTVIQQRRLSSSQPEGYLNPTPAPSVRSHPSLSRPGSITSNGPISPPVISPLSVDERNNNKRDSLVFEQHSYTNNPIIEETPAYININPTNVTENYVNLPNNITSNLIIQSTETNHLYMNITCDNPEATPILINNTKEFSLEEMHCYANIDPNDLESLKSSTVLVDSHHQSVPATPTSLNSSPAFKEVNYAELDLVPSKDNAPDSPSTVQKSYVTIDFNKTTALSQSVNPRIEIEEGSRKTRHNSTINDVMPTRHSNSLSD; from the coding sequence ATGGGTTGTGTTAGTAGTCGAACAGATATAAACGATTTACATCCGAATGTGTTCCAAGTAATCAATGTGGATGAACATGGACATGTTATAAGTCCAGGGAGGTTGGAAATAACAGAAACCGAATTGGTACttcatcaaaaaaagaaacaaccaACTAGATGGCCTTTGAAATGTTTGAGGAAGTACGGTTTTGATTCTGAAGTGTTTAGTTTTGAATGTGGGAGACGGTGCCCAACGGGAGCAGGTATTTATGCATTTCAATGTCGCCGTGCTGAGTTTTTGTTCAATATGGTTCAGCAAAGTATACAATCGAGGAATTTAAACGACGACAaccatattaatttaataaacgaCTTTTCTAACCCACTTCCTGTAACAACTACGGTTATACAACAACGTAGACTTTCCTCCTCTCAACCGGAAGGTTATTTAAATCCAACCCCCGCGCCTTCAGTTCGTTCTCATCCTAGTTTAAGTCGACCCGGTTCTATTACAAGTAACGGTCCGATCTCACCACCCGTGATATCCCCATTATCAGTGGACGaacgaaataataataaacgcgATAGTTTAGTATTTGAACAACATTCGTATACAAATAATCCAATCATTGAAGAAACCCCAGCTTATATCAACATTAACCCCACAAATGTAACTGAAAATTACGTGAATCTACCAAATAATATCACTTCAAATCTAATAATACAAAGTACAGAAACAAATCATTTATACATGAACATTACTTGCGATAATCCGGAAGCTACgccaattttaataaataataccaAAGAGTTTTCATTAGAAGAAATGCATTGTTATGCAAATATTGATCCGAACGATTTGGAGTCGTTGAAATCATCAACAGTGTTGGTTGATTCCCACCATCAGAGCGTGCCGGCCACTCCGACTTCTTTAAATTCATCTCCTGCGTTTAAAGAAGTGAATTACGCGGAACTTGATTTAGTTCCTAGTAAAGATAACGCGCCCGATAGTCCGAGTACggtacaaaaaagttacgttacgattgattttaataaaacgacGGCTCTTTCACAATCGGTTAATCCTCGAATTGAAATAGAGGAAGGTAGTCGTAAAACAAGACATAACTCGACTATCAACGATGTAATGCCAACGCGACATAGTAATTCGCTCAGTGATTAA
- the LOC111413154 gene encoding brahma-associated protein of 60 kDa isoform X2, with product MAQRFPGPVPNAGPGVPPPQRYPPPQNPPIRQYPGQNFPQRSGFTPPPNMGTSGGNIMQRPPQQPYSPMRGGPMPPQQGVKRPPDSRVGLPPQKGEYTHGTSKKKKKLSDKILPQKVRDLVPESQAYMDLLAFERKLDATIMRKRLDIQEALKRPMKQKRKLRIFISNTFYPSKEPQADGPDGPGQEGSVASWELRVEGRLLEDSKNDPNKVKRKFSSFFKSLVIELDKELYGPDNHLVEWHRTLTTQETDGFQVKRPGDKNVRCTILLLLDYQPLQFKLDPRLARLLGVHTQTRPVIISALWQYIKTHRLQDAHEREYIVCDKYLEQIFNCQKMKFAEIPRLLNPLLHPPDPIVINHVISVEGGAENKQTACYDIDVEVDDTLKTQMNNFLLSTASQQEIQGLDSKIHETVETINQLKTNREFFLSFAKDPQQFIHKWIVSQTRDLKAMTDVVGNPEEERRADFFYQPWAQEAVCRYFYTKVQQKRAELEQQLGIRNA from the exons ATGGCCCAACGTTTTCCGGGGCCTGTACCGAATGCAGGACCAGGAGTTCCTCCTCCACAAAGGTATCCGCCCCCGCAAAATCCTCCGATTCGACAATATCCAGGACAAAACTTCCCG CAAAGATCAGGATTTACTCCCCCACCAAATATGGGGACAAGTGGAGGTAATATAATGCAACGTCCACCTCAGCAACCTTATTCCCCAATGAGGGGTGGTCCCATGCCGCCCCAACAAGGTGTTAAAAGACCTCCAGACTCCCGGGTGGGTTTACCACCACAAAAAGG tGAATACACACATGGAACaagtaaaaaaaagaagaaactcTCTGATAAAATTCTCCCGCAAAAAGTGCGTGATCTCGTCCCTGAAAGTCAAGCTTATATGGATCTATTAGCTTTTGAACGTAAGCTAGATGCTACAATAATGCgaaaaagactagatattcaAGAGGCCTTAAAACGACCCATGAAACAAAAACGCAAATTaaggatttttatttcaaatacgTTTTATCCAAGTAAAGAACCGCAAGCTGATGGACCAGATGGTCCAGGACAAGAAGGTTCGGTAGCGTCTTGGGAGTTACGTGTCGAAGGTCGTCTTTTGGAGGATTCCAAAAATGATCCtaataaagttaaaagaaagttttcttcgttttttaaatctttggTTATCGAGTTGGACAAAGAATTGTATGGGCCTGATAATCATTTGGTTGAATGGCATCGCACTTTGACTACACAAGAAACGGATGGATTTcaa gtgAAAAGAcctggagataaaaatgtgAGATGTACGATCTTGCTACTTTTGGATTACCAACCATTGCAGTTTAAATTAGACCCAAGATTGGCGAGGTTGTTGGGGGTTCACACTCAAACACGTCCTGTTATCATTTCTGCACTTTGGCAATACATCAAAACTCATAG aTTGCAAGATGCCCACGAAAGGGAATACATagtttgtgacaaatatttaGAGCAGATTTTCAACTgccaaaaaatgaaatttgctgAAATACCACGACTTTTAAATCCACTTTTACATCCACCCGATCCAATTGTTATTAATCATGTTATCTCAGTGGAAGGTGGGGCGGAAAATAAACAAACGGCTTGTTATGATATTGACGTTGAg GTTGATGATACTTTAAAAACCCAAatgaataatttcttattaagtACAGCAAGTCAACAAGAAATTCAAGGTTTAGATAGCAAAATACATGAAACAGTTGAAACTATAAATCAGTTGAAAACTAACCGGGAATTCTTTTTGAGTTTTGCTAAAGATCCCCAACAATTTATCCATAAATGGATTGTTTCTCAAACGAGAGATTTGAag gcTATGACTGATGTGGTTGGAAATCCAGAAGAAGAAAGACGTGCAGATTTCTTCTATCAACCTTGGGCTCAAGAGGCAGTTTGTCGTTATTTCTATACTAAGGTTCAACAAAAACGTGCTGAATTGGAGCAGCAATTGGGTATAAGGAATGCCTAA
- the LOC111413154 gene encoding brahma-associated protein of 60 kDa isoform X1, giving the protein MAQRFPGPVPNAGPGVPPPQRYPPPQNPPIRQYPGQNFPQRSGFTPPPNMGTSGGNIMQRPPQQPYSPMRGGPMPPQQGVKRPPDSRVGLPPQKGEYTHGTSKKKKKLSDKILPQKVRDLVPESQAYMDLLAFERKLDATIMRKRLDIQEALKRPMKQKRKLRIFISNTFYPSKEPQADGPDGPGQEGSVASWELRVEGRLLEDSKNDPNKVKRKFSSFFKSLVIELDKELYGPDNHLVEWHRTLTTQETDGFQVKRPGDKNVRCTILLLLDYQPLQFKLDPRLARLLGVHTQTRPVIISALWQYIKTHRLQDAHEREYIVCDKYLEQIFNCQKMKFAEIPRLLNPLLHPPDPIVINHVISVEGGAENKQTACYDIDVDDTLKTQMNNFLLSTASQQEIQGLDSKIHETVETINQLKTNREFFLSFAKDPQQFIHKWIVSQTRDLKAMTDVVGNPEEERRADFFYQPWAQEAVCRYFYTKVQQKRAELEQQLGIRNA; this is encoded by the exons ATGGCCCAACGTTTTCCGGGGCCTGTACCGAATGCAGGACCAGGAGTTCCTCCTCCACAAAGGTATCCGCCCCCGCAAAATCCTCCGATTCGACAATATCCAGGACAAAACTTCCCG CAAAGATCAGGATTTACTCCCCCACCAAATATGGGGACAAGTGGAGGTAATATAATGCAACGTCCACCTCAGCAACCTTATTCCCCAATGAGGGGTGGTCCCATGCCGCCCCAACAAGGTGTTAAAAGACCTCCAGACTCCCGGGTGGGTTTACCACCACAAAAAGG tGAATACACACATGGAACaagtaaaaaaaagaagaaactcTCTGATAAAATTCTCCCGCAAAAAGTGCGTGATCTCGTCCCTGAAAGTCAAGCTTATATGGATCTATTAGCTTTTGAACGTAAGCTAGATGCTACAATAATGCgaaaaagactagatattcaAGAGGCCTTAAAACGACCCATGAAACAAAAACGCAAATTaaggatttttatttcaaatacgTTTTATCCAAGTAAAGAACCGCAAGCTGATGGACCAGATGGTCCAGGACAAGAAGGTTCGGTAGCGTCTTGGGAGTTACGTGTCGAAGGTCGTCTTTTGGAGGATTCCAAAAATGATCCtaataaagttaaaagaaagttttcttcgttttttaaatctttggTTATCGAGTTGGACAAAGAATTGTATGGGCCTGATAATCATTTGGTTGAATGGCATCGCACTTTGACTACACAAGAAACGGATGGATTTcaa gtgAAAAGAcctggagataaaaatgtgAGATGTACGATCTTGCTACTTTTGGATTACCAACCATTGCAGTTTAAATTAGACCCAAGATTGGCGAGGTTGTTGGGGGTTCACACTCAAACACGTCCTGTTATCATTTCTGCACTTTGGCAATACATCAAAACTCATAG aTTGCAAGATGCCCACGAAAGGGAATACATagtttgtgacaaatatttaGAGCAGATTTTCAACTgccaaaaaatgaaatttgctgAAATACCACGACTTTTAAATCCACTTTTACATCCACCCGATCCAATTGTTATTAATCATGTTATCTCAGTGGAAGGTGGGGCGGAAAATAAACAAACGGCTTGTTATGATATTGAC GTTGATGATACTTTAAAAACCCAAatgaataatttcttattaagtACAGCAAGTCAACAAGAAATTCAAGGTTTAGATAGCAAAATACATGAAACAGTTGAAACTATAAATCAGTTGAAAACTAACCGGGAATTCTTTTTGAGTTTTGCTAAAGATCCCCAACAATTTATCCATAAATGGATTGTTTCTCAAACGAGAGATTTGAag gcTATGACTGATGTGGTTGGAAATCCAGAAGAAGAAAGACGTGCAGATTTCTTCTATCAACCTTGGGCTCAAGAGGCAGTTTGTCGTTATTTCTATACTAAGGTTCAACAAAAACGTGCTGAATTGGAGCAGCAATTGGGTATAAGGAATGCCTAA